The following are encoded together in the Mesoterricola sediminis genome:
- a CDS encoding endonuclease MutS2: MKPHPFHSELEAVEFPALAALVAGGARTRAGRRELGRMHPWDGRCGLRRLRQIELGPTWASDPAALPVSAFDEALDEILNPAGWPLPEHWRQLRTGLASLATLLRTIRALDWPADQAAPEGTELGIDRLQVTADLLPDPGAVADHLGRCFTDDGQLDPMRVPGLAELHRARQRCFQAIQNRLSRILRDFPEAFQEFNIVERNGRFCLPVRNERRGMVPGLVLDRSSSGATVFVEPFEAVSMNNDHVEADREYTQAVQAFLRDLLESLRARRFDFERWHQFQAEADEALALLRWASLCDGTLPGLGHDRLHLEDARHPLLLPNVRDALGLDALGHEAVPLTLALDRERPGVIISGSNTGGKTVVLKTVGLLTALARAGCAIPARPGTEVPELATLHADIGDHQTLIGSLSTFSSHVLHLKRIVGQAKTGGLVLLDELGTGTDPKEGAALGIALLQALSKRQCWVLCSTHLGEISQWALRHPRFQNASVQFDEERLAPTYRLMVGMPGQSRALTIAAKLGLPRFILDHAEKVLGRREQDWREFLRQLEADRVRLQEESEALRDLAARLEKDRRILAAREETLRAQQEKFQRDSAEKVQRVLDFIDHESKRLVRELKEKQKAASADLNADRVGTEARERVRTMEQIARTELKAGAPVPRAQDAPVLKEGGFARHRGLGVEGRVASLKGDRVVLETPQGRRLEARAGELEAIHRGSLGEGAPRKGHVRFRGGEDAIQSEINLIGRASDDVDTEIHRFVEASLAAGQKFIRIVHGHGTGRLKAAVREALKGHPGIARVEDAPQAQGGAGATVITLR; the protein is encoded by the coding sequence ATGAAGCCCCATCCCTTCCACTCCGAACTCGAAGCCGTCGAATTCCCCGCCCTGGCCGCCCTCGTGGCGGGGGGCGCCCGCACCCGGGCGGGGCGGCGGGAGCTCGGCCGAATGCATCCATGGGACGGCCGCTGCGGCCTGCGCCGCCTGCGGCAGATTGAACTGGGGCCCACCTGGGCCTCCGACCCCGCCGCCCTGCCGGTCTCGGCCTTCGATGAGGCCCTGGACGAGATCCTGAACCCGGCGGGCTGGCCCCTGCCCGAGCATTGGCGCCAGCTCCGGACGGGCCTCGCCTCCCTCGCCACCCTCCTGCGCACCATCCGCGCGCTGGACTGGCCCGCGGACCAGGCCGCCCCCGAAGGCACCGAACTGGGCATCGACCGCCTCCAGGTCACCGCCGACCTCCTCCCCGACCCGGGCGCGGTGGCCGATCACCTGGGGCGCTGCTTCACGGACGACGGCCAGCTGGATCCCATGCGGGTCCCGGGCCTCGCCGAGCTCCACCGGGCCCGCCAGCGCTGCTTCCAGGCCATCCAGAACCGCCTGTCCCGGATCCTGCGGGACTTCCCGGAGGCCTTCCAGGAATTCAACATCGTCGAACGGAACGGGCGATTCTGCCTGCCCGTTCGCAACGAGCGCCGGGGCATGGTGCCCGGGCTCGTGCTGGACCGGTCCAGCAGCGGGGCCACGGTCTTCGTGGAGCCCTTCGAGGCCGTGTCGATGAACAACGACCACGTGGAGGCCGACCGGGAGTACACCCAGGCGGTCCAGGCCTTCCTGCGGGACCTCCTGGAGAGCCTCCGGGCCCGGCGCTTCGACTTCGAGCGCTGGCACCAGTTCCAGGCGGAGGCCGACGAGGCCCTGGCCCTGCTCCGCTGGGCCTCCCTCTGCGACGGCACCCTGCCGGGCCTCGGCCACGACCGCCTCCACCTGGAGGACGCGCGCCATCCCCTGCTCCTCCCCAACGTCCGCGACGCCCTCGGGCTGGACGCGCTGGGGCACGAGGCCGTCCCCCTCACCCTCGCCCTGGACCGGGAGCGGCCCGGCGTCATCATCTCGGGCTCCAACACCGGCGGCAAGACGGTGGTCCTGAAGACCGTGGGCCTGCTGACCGCGCTGGCCCGGGCCGGATGCGCGATCCCCGCGCGGCCCGGCACCGAGGTGCCCGAGCTGGCCACGCTGCACGCCGACATCGGCGACCACCAGACCCTCATCGGGAGCCTGTCCACCTTCTCCAGCCACGTCCTGCACCTGAAGCGCATCGTCGGCCAGGCCAAGACGGGCGGCCTGGTGCTCCTGGACGAGCTGGGCACGGGCACGGATCCCAAGGAGGGCGCCGCCCTGGGCATCGCCCTGCTGCAGGCCCTCTCCAAGCGCCAGTGCTGGGTGCTCTGTTCCACCCACCTGGGCGAGATCAGCCAGTGGGCCCTCCGCCACCCGCGCTTCCAGAACGCCTCGGTCCAGTTCGACGAGGAGCGCCTGGCCCCCACCTACCGCCTCATGGTGGGCATGCCGGGCCAGAGCCGGGCCCTCACCATCGCCGCCAAGCTGGGCCTGCCCCGCTTCATCCTCGACCACGCCGAGAAGGTCCTGGGACGCCGGGAGCAGGACTGGCGGGAGTTCCTCCGCCAGCTGGAGGCCGACCGGGTCCGCCTCCAGGAGGAGTCCGAGGCCCTCCGCGACCTCGCCGCGCGCCTGGAGAAGGACCGCCGCATCCTGGCCGCCCGGGAGGAGACCCTCCGGGCCCAGCAGGAGAAGTTCCAACGCGACTCCGCCGAGAAGGTCCAGCGGGTGCTGGATTTCATCGACCACGAATCGAAGCGGCTGGTGCGGGAGCTGAAGGAGAAGCAGAAGGCCGCCTCCGCCGACCTCAACGCGGACCGGGTGGGCACCGAGGCCCGGGAGCGGGTGCGGACCATGGAGCAGATCGCCCGCACCGAGCTGAAGGCGGGCGCCCCGGTCCCCCGCGCCCAGGACGCGCCCGTCCTCAAGGAAGGCGGCTTCGCCCGCCACCGGGGACTCGGCGTGGAGGGGCGGGTCGCGAGCCTGAAGGGCGACCGGGTCGTCCTGGAGACCCCCCAGGGCCGGAGGCTGGAGGCCAGGGCCGGGGAGCTGGAGGCCATCCACCGCGGCAGCCTGGGCGAGGGCGCCCCCCGCAAGGGCCACGTCCGCTTCCGCGGGGGGGAGGACGCCATCCAGTCCGAGATCAATCTCATCGGCCGCGCCTCCGACGACGTGGACACCGAGATCCACCGGTTCGTGGAGGCGAGCCTGGCGGCGGGGCAGAAGTTCATCCGCATCGTCCACGGCCACGGGACCGGCCGCCTGAAGGCCGCCGTCCGGGAGGCCCTCAAGGGCCACCCCGGCATCGCCCGCGTGGAGGACGCCCCCCAGGCCCAGGGCGGCGCCGGCGCCACGGTGATCACCCTGCGCTGA
- the rpsU gene encoding 30S ribosomal protein S21 — protein MPLVKIKEDETFENALRRFKRKCEKSGILSELKKRQHYEKPSAKRKRKMLAARKKTLKRLAQERRLMG, from the coding sequence ATGCCACTGGTCAAAATCAAGGAAGACGAGACGTTCGAAAATGCCCTGCGCCGCTTCAAGCGCAAGTGCGAGAAGTCCGGAATCCTCTCCGAGCTGAAGAAGCGTCAGCACTACGAGAAGCCCAGCGCGAAGCGGAAGCGGAAGATGCTCGCCGCCCGTAAGAAGACCCTCAAGCGCCTGGCCCAGGAACGGAGGCTCATGGGCTGA
- a CDS encoding serine/threonine-protein kinase, producing the protein MNPSLLLIVDGESFRTPDVSTVLGGQGWRVVWVQGVFGFPPGAEDLVPDVVLLDPAVLTSRGAELVRDLCARKPGLPLVVLGDAGDEAGWAERLGLGAHPFHRLGRDASIQAWPATLQSCLEGFGTGAAKLTAEDIFGDILAEIESPLPAAVRSGSLPELEFLESTQVSDPGQEPAAPEPPPPPVPPPPPPVPAPSAQDPGLEEFGNYYLLEKVAVGGMAELFKARQRGVHDFEKIVAIKRILPHLSDNDEFVRMFIDEAKLAAQLTHPNIAQIFDLGKAMGFYYIAMEFVDGRDLRSLLRKVRDYRLPVPEPIAAAITMKVASALDYAHRKRGINDKDLKLVHRDISPQNILISYEGAVKLVDFGIAKAATKSTQTMAGALKGKLLYMSPEQALGQALDGRSDIYSLGLVLFELLTGERCFQADSELGVLEKVRMGKVQELRAVNPGVSTEMASIVGKALQRDPDHRYLSARFLERDLKSFLTRTDSEPTEHDVAEYVNAVLKGSRADLEALLTLRYPRPEPAPTASGATSAGTAGTAPGLRPAAQAPGASSPSIRPAAPAAPPARPAPPPRPSPVLPPPALAPEPRSQPYWLIPVVIALIAGIAWVAFRAFS; encoded by the coding sequence ATGAATCCTTCCCTGCTCCTCATCGTGGATGGCGAATCCTTCCGGACCCCGGACGTGTCCACCGTCCTGGGGGGCCAGGGCTGGCGCGTGGTCTGGGTCCAGGGGGTCTTCGGCTTCCCCCCCGGGGCCGAGGACCTGGTGCCGGACGTGGTCCTGCTCGACCCGGCGGTGCTCACCTCGCGGGGGGCGGAGCTGGTGCGGGATTTGTGCGCGCGCAAGCCGGGCCTGCCCCTGGTGGTCCTGGGCGACGCCGGGGACGAGGCCGGCTGGGCGGAGCGGCTGGGCCTGGGCGCCCACCCCTTCCACCGGCTCGGCCGGGATGCCTCCATCCAGGCCTGGCCGGCCACGCTCCAGTCCTGCCTCGAGGGATTCGGGACGGGGGCCGCGAAACTCACGGCCGAGGACATCTTCGGCGACATCCTGGCCGAGATCGAATCCCCCCTTCCGGCCGCCGTCCGGAGCGGATCCCTGCCGGAGCTGGAATTCCTGGAATCGACCCAGGTCTCCGACCCCGGCCAGGAGCCGGCCGCCCCGGAACCGCCGCCCCCTCCGGTCCCCCCGCCGCCACCCCCCGTCCCGGCCCCGTCGGCCCAGGACCCGGGCCTGGAGGAGTTCGGCAACTACTACCTGCTCGAGAAGGTGGCCGTCGGCGGCATGGCCGAGCTGTTCAAGGCCCGCCAGCGCGGCGTCCACGACTTCGAGAAGATCGTGGCCATCAAGCGGATCCTGCCCCACCTCTCGGACAACGACGAATTCGTCCGGATGTTCATCGACGAGGCCAAGCTCGCGGCCCAGCTCACGCACCCGAACATCGCCCAGATCTTCGACCTGGGCAAGGCCATGGGCTTCTACTACATCGCCATGGAGTTCGTGGACGGCCGGGACCTGCGGAGCCTCCTGAGGAAGGTCCGCGACTACCGCCTTCCCGTGCCCGAGCCCATCGCCGCCGCCATCACCATGAAGGTGGCGAGCGCCCTGGACTACGCCCACCGCAAGCGGGGCATCAACGACAAGGACCTCAAGCTGGTCCACCGGGACATCAGCCCCCAGAACATCCTCATCTCCTATGAGGGCGCGGTGAAGCTCGTGGACTTCGGCATCGCCAAGGCCGCGACCAAGAGCACCCAGACCATGGCCGGCGCCCTGAAGGGCAAGCTCCTCTACATGAGCCCCGAGCAGGCCCTGGGCCAGGCCCTGGACGGCCGGTCCGATATCTATTCCTTGGGCCTGGTGCTCTTCGAGCTCCTTACCGGGGAGCGGTGCTTCCAGGCCGACAGCGAACTGGGGGTGCTCGAGAAGGTCCGCATGGGCAAGGTCCAGGAGCTGCGCGCCGTGAACCCGGGCGTGTCCACCGAGATGGCGTCCATCGTGGGCAAGGCCCTCCAGCGGGACCCCGACCACCGGTACCTCTCCGCGCGCTTCCTGGAGCGGGACCTGAAGAGCTTCCTGACCCGCACCGACAGCGAGCCCACGGAACACGACGTGGCCGAATACGTCAATGCGGTCCTCAAGGGCTCCCGGGCCGACCTGGAGGCCCTCCTGACCCTCCGCTATCCGCGGCCGGAGCCCGCCCCGACCGCCTCCGGCGCCACCTCCGCGGGAACCGCCGGGACCGCCCCGGGGCTCCGCCCCGCGGCCCAGGCCCCGGGAGCATCGTCCCCGTCCATCCGGCCCGCGGCCCCGGCGGCCCCTCCCGCCCGGCCCGCGCCCCCGCCGAGGCCGAGCCCGGTCCTCCCGCCCCCGGCCCTGGCCCCGGAGCCCCGGAGCCAGCCCTACTGGCTCATCCCCGTCGTCATCGCCCTCATCGCGGGCATCGCCTGGGTCGCCTTCCGCGCCTTCAGCTGA
- a CDS encoding MFS transporter yields MASADHQGSPGNRRFAAMAGAFFLGVFNDNFYKQAVLVLAVAAGRTDLQGLAVTVFTLPYLVFAAPAGWAADRFPKRNVVMAAKVAEVAAMVAGALGLLLGRWGLTLTMLATMGTQAAFMSPAVNGSIPEIYPEDRVTWANGILRMVVTIGILAGIAFAGIALDRPGTGLWGLDRGRLWVAGAVLAVAAAGLLVSLAVARHPAADPSAPFPWRGPAETLRDLAATRKDPLLAATLCASVFIWFSGSLQVLLINPLGLQELGLSKSLTSGLIVAQLLGIAAGGLASPALARGPRWHRVLAPSGAAMGVGMLLVPCLRLLPAGLALPGAFLLMGVVGFAGGIFLIPVESFIQTRPDPARRGAVLAAANFAVFGGILLSGPLSNLLNEHLRPTSGMGLVGALAVVLSLVLGAAVRRAS; encoded by the coding sequence TTGGCCAGCGCGGATCACCAGGGAAGCCCCGGCAACCGCCGCTTCGCGGCCATGGCGGGGGCCTTCTTCCTGGGGGTCTTCAACGACAACTTCTACAAGCAGGCCGTGCTGGTGCTCGCCGTCGCCGCGGGCAGGACCGATCTGCAGGGCCTGGCGGTGACCGTCTTCACCCTGCCGTACCTGGTGTTCGCAGCTCCGGCTGGCTGGGCAGCCGATCGGTTTCCCAAGCGCAATGTGGTCATGGCGGCCAAGGTCGCCGAGGTGGCCGCCATGGTGGCCGGGGCCCTGGGCCTCCTCCTCGGCCGGTGGGGCCTCACCCTCACCATGCTCGCCACGATGGGGACCCAGGCGGCCTTCATGAGCCCCGCGGTGAACGGGTCCATCCCGGAGATCTACCCGGAGGACCGGGTCACCTGGGCCAACGGCATCCTCCGGATGGTGGTGACGATCGGGATCCTGGCCGGCATCGCCTTCGCCGGGATCGCCCTGGACCGGCCGGGAACCGGCCTGTGGGGCCTGGACCGGGGGCGCCTCTGGGTGGCCGGCGCCGTCCTGGCCGTCGCGGCGGCGGGGCTCCTCGTGAGCCTCGCGGTCGCGCGGCATCCGGCCGCGGACCCCTCGGCGCCCTTCCCCTGGCGGGGCCCAGCGGAGACCCTCCGCGACCTGGCCGCCACCCGGAAGGACCCCCTCCTGGCGGCCACCCTCTGCGCCTCCGTCTTCATCTGGTTCTCCGGGTCCCTCCAGGTGCTGCTCATCAATCCCCTCGGCCTGCAGGAACTGGGGCTCTCCAAATCGCTCACCTCCGGCCTGATCGTGGCCCAGCTCCTGGGGATCGCCGCCGGGGGCCTGGCCAGTCCCGCCCTCGCCCGGGGGCCCAGGTGGCACCGGGTCCTCGCCCCGTCCGGGGCGGCCATGGGCGTGGGCATGCTCCTGGTGCCCTGCCTCCGCCTCCTCCCCGCGGGACTCGCCCTTCCCGGGGCCTTCCTCCTGATGGGCGTGGTGGGCTTTGCCGGCGGCATCTTCCTGATCCCGGTGGAGAGCTTCATCCAGACCCGCCCCGATCCCGCCCGGCGCGGGGCCGTCCTCGCCGCGGCCAACTTCGCCGTCTTCGGGGGCATCCTGCTCTCCGGACCCCTCTCCAACCTGCTCAACGAGCACCTGCGGCCCACCTCCGGCATGGGGCTGGTGGGGGCCCTGGCGGTGGTCCTCAGCCTGGTCCTGGGCGCCGCGGTGCGCCGGGCCTCCTAG
- a CDS encoding SanA/YdcF family protein, with protein MAGPALVLGAGIYSDKEPTPVLEGRLETALWLFRNGKVRWILVSGDNRAHNYNEPLAMRRWLIKRGVPVDRVVSDFAGRRTYDSLRRAQAVFGVRQALVVTSDFHMPRALFLARAMGLDAAGVPASTAELPLRSRAAWMSREVVARHLAVLDRWFPPDTRLGPRETTPDDPVEAR; from the coding sequence GTGGCGGGTCCCGCCCTCGTGCTGGGGGCGGGGATCTATTCCGACAAGGAACCGACCCCCGTCCTGGAGGGGCGCCTGGAAACCGCCCTCTGGCTGTTCAGGAACGGCAAGGTCCGGTGGATCCTCGTCTCCGGGGACAACCGGGCCCACAACTACAACGAACCCCTGGCCATGCGCCGGTGGCTGATCAAGCGGGGCGTTCCCGTCGATCGCGTCGTCAGCGACTTCGCGGGCCGGCGCACCTACGACAGCCTCCGGCGCGCCCAGGCGGTCTTCGGGGTGCGCCAGGCCCTCGTCGTGACCTCCGACTTCCACATGCCGCGGGCCCTCTTCCTGGCCAGGGCCATGGGGCTGGACGCCGCCGGGGTGCCGGCGTCCACCGCGGAACTGCCCCTGCGGAGCCGCGCGGCCTGGATGTCGCGGGAGGTCGTGGCCCGGCACCTGGCCGTCCTGGACCGCTGGTTCCCTCCCGACACCCGCCTCGGGCCCCGGGAGACCACCCCCGACGATCCGGTCGAGGCGCGGTAG
- a CDS encoding CehA/McbA family metallohydrolase domain-containing protein — MPDGVRLGLGAVLPVALSLVATGCFRASGLQRTTVAAEAMPENGGDRVTGLKAAAGPGDYYLGNDFIQVTVDGTRFGDTAQIPIAGAQGGGSIVDAGYLSLDTSYQRVNMPADNLERLTPVLNQDPDIQIVIDTYTPDTHTDPATLTMTGGVVDKSHKLAGASWDASGRVKGLTVKHVLSLGKLDRFFTLSTTVTNTGSARIGVRNIGDNLIQTGGGGFQLAIPAGIDIFGRPLGDAKRWGVEIPGSDFGSPIATSVQAPSALMVATEPGATVMDSHASLGIMPLDAPSLAVAADPQTRLNAVRPIFPRRMVAGSLPLAPEGLAAGASLTHNRRLYIAGGPSGSTTTPSTTTGLFNLIAVAKYNKDDGIWPQDAANLTFTLSGSAVRQGPLPTEVRVERNAGSETSPLWVPERIEWLESDENITSQTGLASSTVSCILPLGTYRLVVRNALGEQTKATAANQNDSGGSLISRPIRLSTNQIFVVGGSDYLCPEADEVVSPNGTVVGSKYSGHTFTTRQANAPTASIQPLRLTFKGTGDTADPWMRRSRVLGTYYEPILKAAAIPSINAPGQDQYRGGNEMFGTGFHNYAQTTYFWLPNGTLTGGMTQEGNPAVQGGAYRVYGTRGPLSNLASLDVLAYDGQYDTSHTVLVWPTTLPSGWTSFDLPGPSQATTGGYLPGEKLASALAEGVGVVATTEEDLATDANRLYNDFKWQFNAAGYEAQYLAAVGNEPYVVGARTSVLPGWGTFTALFTPTATRYRYQGAVQPRNWSLADFITQAQGSFTIVHQPRAASGLFTLKGFDRAMPVGQGANAWWTASGPYAQGVLNGAFDAIELLRGEGFDKANPDPWFQQFKQVRADWFALLNQQTPAKFTKALGLSYGKYSVDTPVGLARTWLKATPSLVVPPTPTEAPTKDLEQDLSSVLSALKAGAAVASTGPMLDVTIGSKGPGGLVPGPVTTASVKVDLYKSDWMPVDEVRIVMNGQVVGTHTLPEFAADAANPLHFTATFSVPMPTTGTGAWIVVEAGVPLGQTGPYAAGTPWNWIMRGIYPIAVTNPIFIDVTGSGYTHP, encoded by the coding sequence TTGCCCGACGGCGTCCGGCTCGGTCTGGGGGCGGTCCTCCCCGTGGCCTTGTCGCTGGTCGCCACCGGGTGTTTCCGGGCGTCCGGCCTCCAGCGCACCACCGTCGCCGCCGAGGCGATGCCCGAGAACGGGGGCGACCGCGTGACCGGGCTCAAGGCGGCCGCGGGCCCCGGCGACTACTACCTGGGGAACGATTTCATCCAGGTCACCGTGGACGGGACCCGTTTCGGCGACACGGCCCAGATTCCCATCGCCGGCGCCCAGGGCGGCGGCAGCATCGTCGACGCCGGCTACCTGAGCCTGGACACCAGCTACCAGCGCGTGAACATGCCCGCCGACAACCTGGAGCGCCTGACGCCGGTGCTGAACCAGGATCCCGACATCCAGATCGTCATCGACACCTACACGCCCGACACCCACACGGACCCCGCGACCCTGACCATGACCGGCGGGGTCGTCGACAAGTCCCACAAGCTCGCCGGCGCCTCCTGGGACGCCAGCGGCCGGGTCAAGGGCCTCACCGTCAAGCACGTCCTCAGCCTGGGCAAGCTGGACCGGTTCTTCACCCTGAGCACCACCGTCACGAACACCGGCAGCGCCCGCATCGGGGTCCGGAACATCGGCGACAACCTCATCCAGACCGGCGGCGGCGGATTCCAGCTCGCCATCCCGGCGGGGATCGACATCTTCGGGCGCCCCCTGGGCGATGCCAAGCGCTGGGGCGTCGAGATCCCCGGCAGCGACTTCGGCAGCCCCATCGCCACCTCCGTCCAGGCCCCCTCGGCCCTCATGGTGGCCACCGAGCCCGGCGCCACCGTCATGGACTCCCACGCCTCCCTGGGCATCATGCCCCTGGACGCGCCGTCCCTCGCGGTGGCCGCGGACCCCCAGACCCGCCTCAACGCCGTCCGCCCCATCTTCCCCCGGCGCATGGTCGCCGGCAGCCTGCCCCTGGCCCCCGAGGGCCTCGCCGCGGGCGCCTCCCTGACCCACAACCGGCGCCTCTACATCGCCGGCGGTCCCTCCGGCTCCACCACGACGCCCAGCACGACCACGGGCCTCTTCAATCTGATCGCCGTCGCCAAGTACAACAAGGACGACGGGATCTGGCCCCAGGACGCGGCGAACCTCACCTTCACGCTCAGCGGCTCTGCCGTCCGTCAGGGCCCCCTGCCCACCGAGGTGCGGGTGGAGCGGAACGCCGGCTCGGAGACGTCGCCGCTCTGGGTGCCCGAGCGCATCGAGTGGCTGGAGTCGGACGAGAACATCACGAGCCAGACCGGCCTGGCCAGCAGCACCGTCAGCTGCATCCTGCCCCTGGGCACGTACCGCCTGGTGGTGCGGAACGCCCTGGGAGAGCAGACCAAGGCCACGGCCGCCAACCAGAACGATTCGGGGGGCTCCCTCATCAGCCGCCCCATCCGGCTCAGCACCAACCAGATCTTCGTCGTCGGCGGGTCGGACTACCTCTGCCCGGAGGCGGACGAAGTGGTCAGCCCGAACGGGACCGTGGTCGGCTCCAAGTACTCCGGCCACACCTTCACGACGCGCCAGGCCAATGCTCCGACGGCCAGCATCCAGCCCCTCCGCCTGACGTTCAAGGGGACGGGCGATACCGCCGATCCCTGGATGCGCCGCTCGCGGGTCCTGGGCACCTACTATGAGCCCATCCTCAAGGCCGCGGCCATCCCCTCCATCAACGCCCCCGGCCAGGACCAGTACCGGGGCGGCAACGAGATGTTCGGCACGGGCTTCCACAACTACGCCCAGACCACGTACTTCTGGCTGCCCAACGGCACCCTCACCGGCGGCATGACCCAGGAGGGGAACCCGGCGGTGCAGGGCGGCGCCTACCGCGTCTACGGCACCCGGGGGCCCCTGTCCAACCTCGCCTCGCTCGACGTCCTGGCCTATGACGGCCAGTACGACACCAGCCACACCGTGCTCGTGTGGCCCACCACCCTGCCGTCGGGATGGACCTCCTTCGACCTGCCCGGTCCCTCCCAGGCGACCACCGGGGGGTACCTCCCCGGCGAGAAGCTCGCCTCGGCCCTGGCCGAGGGCGTGGGCGTCGTCGCCACCACGGAGGAGGACCTGGCGACGGACGCGAACCGCCTCTACAACGACTTCAAGTGGCAGTTCAACGCCGCCGGCTACGAGGCCCAGTACCTCGCCGCCGTCGGGAACGAGCCCTACGTGGTGGGGGCCCGCACCTCGGTCCTGCCGGGCTGGGGCACCTTCACCGCGCTCTTCACGCCCACGGCGACCCGCTACCGCTACCAGGGCGCCGTCCAGCCCCGCAACTGGTCCCTGGCCGATTTCATCACCCAGGCCCAGGGCAGCTTCACGATCGTCCACCAGCCCCGCGCCGCCTCGGGCCTCTTCACCTTGAAGGGCTTCGACCGCGCCATGCCGGTGGGCCAGGGCGCCAACGCCTGGTGGACGGCGTCGGGCCCGTACGCCCAGGGCGTCCTCAACGGCGCCTTCGACGCCATCGAGCTGCTGAGGGGCGAAGGCTTCGACAAGGCCAATCCCGATCCCTGGTTCCAGCAGTTCAAGCAGGTCCGGGCCGACTGGTTCGCCCTGCTGAACCAGCAGACCCCCGCCAAGTTCACGAAGGCCCTGGGCCTCTCCTACGGCAAGTACAGCGTCGACACCCCCGTGGGCCTGGCGCGGACCTGGCTGAAGGCCACCCCCTCCCTCGTGGTCCCGCCGACCCCCACCGAGGCGCCCACCAAGGACCTGGAGCAGGACCTCTCGTCCGTGCTCTCCGCCCTCAAGGCCGGCGCGGCCGTGGCCTCCACCGGCCCGATGCTGGACGTCACCATCGGCTCCAAGGGCCCCGGCGGCCTCGTCCCCGGGCCCGTCACCACCGCCAGTGTGAAGGTCGACCTCTACAAGAGCGACTGGATGCCGGTCGACGAAGTGCGCATCGTCATGAACGGCCAGGTCGTGGGCACCCACACCCTGCCGGAGTTCGCGGCCGACGCCGCCAATCCGCTCCACTTCACCGCCACCTTCAGCGTGCCCATGCCCACCACGGGCACCGGCGCCTGGATCGTGGTGGAGGCCGGCGTGCCCCTGGGCCAGACCGGCCCCTACGCCGCCGGGACCCCGTGGAACTGGATCATGCGCGGCATCTACCCCATCGCCGTCACCAATCCGATCTTCATCGACGTGACCGGCTCCGGCTACACCCATCCCTGA